From one Ignavibacteria bacterium genomic stretch:
- the mscL gene encoding large-conductance mechanosensitive channel protein MscL: protein MSLLSEFKEFASRGSVVDMAIGVVIGAAFGAITKSLVDNIIMPPIGLLLGNIDFSAIVTTLKEAGADGKGAVVISWGVFFQTIINFLIIAFVLFMVIKSMNAMKRKQEEAPAPPAEPSDEVKLLTEIRDALRK, encoded by the coding sequence ATGAGCCTTCTTTCCGAATTTAAAGAGTTTGCTTCACGCGGTAGCGTTGTTGATATGGCTATCGGTGTAGTTATCGGTGCTGCGTTTGGTGCAATTACCAAAAGTTTGGTTGACAACATTATTATGCCGCCAATCGGCCTGCTCCTGGGTAATATCGACTTTTCGGCAATTGTTACTACGCTAAAAGAAGCTGGTGCCGATGGTAAGGGCGCCGTAGTAATCTCATGGGGCGTCTTTTTTCAGACTATTATCAACTTTTTGATCATTGCGTTTGTGCTGTTCATGGTAATTAAAAGCATGAATGCCATGAAACGTAAGCAGGAAGAAGCACCGGCACCTCCAGCTGAACCGTCGGACGAGGTGAAGTTGCTGACCGAGATTCGCGATGCCCTTCGCAAGTAA
- a CDS encoding sigma-70 family RNA polymerase sigma factor translates to MRTREFRRKTGLQVPTVLSGDRYRSTTESINAMDLALQIEQLFRTDRKKYLGFIRQRIRNQEEAEDILQDVFTNVLAASKDVNKPIDNLASWVFTSVRNRIIDSYRKKRTDNFSDLGSKEDKDDGIDYVERFLGDFSYNPEEDLVRKTIWDTVIEGLEEIPAEQKWVFVKNEFEGVSFREMSDETGVNINTLLARKRYAVLHLRTKLQELYNAANEN, encoded by the coding sequence ATGAGAACTCGCGAATTCCGTCGGAAGACGGGTCTGCAAGTACCCACCGTACTTAGTGGCGATCGGTATCGTTCCACAACAGAAAGTATTAATGCCATGGATTTAGCCCTTCAAATCGAACAGCTCTTTCGCACAGACCGGAAGAAGTACCTTGGATTTATCCGTCAACGCATTCGCAACCAGGAAGAAGCCGAAGATATTCTGCAAGATGTTTTTACAAACGTACTTGCGGCATCTAAGGATGTAAACAAGCCAATCGACAATTTGGCTTCGTGGGTGTTCACGTCGGTCAGAAACCGGATAATCGATTCCTACCGGAAAAAACGTACTGACAACTTTTCCGACCTTGGCAGTAAGGAAGACAAGGATGACGGGATTGACTATGTAGAGCGTTTTCTTGGTGACTTCTCGTACAACCCTGAGGAAGATCTTGTCCGCAAGACTATCTGGGATACCGTAATCGAAGGATTGGAAGAGATCCCTGCTGAGCAGAAATGGGTATTCGTGAAAAATGAATTCGAAGGTGTTTCGTTTAGAGAGATGTCGGACGAAACAGGAGTAAATATCAACACCCTGTTAGCCCGAAAGAGATATGCGGTACTGCATCTGCGCACCAAGTTGCAGGAGTTGTACAACGCAGCTAACGAAAACTAA
- a CDS encoding urocanate hydratase, producing the protein MKPQSHPPIRAPRGSKLTCANWQIEAAYRMIQNNLDPDNAEKPDELIVYGGLGKAARNWACYDAIIRCLTTMEPDDTLLVQSGKPVGVVKTHTMAPRVIIANSNLVPKWATWEEFRRLDEMGLIMYGQMTAGSWIYIGTQGIVQGTYETFAQCARKHFGGTLHGRFLLTAGMGGMGGAQPLAATIAGAAALCIEIDETRIDKRIHDGYCNRKMYNLDEALAVIRDHVESRTPISVGFVGNAAEILPLLAERGVVPDVVTDQTSAHDPLNGYYPAGMTKAEADALRVSDPQTYLKCAHASIGVHVQAMLKFQQKGAVVFDYGNNIRGIARDEAGVANAFDFPGFVPAFVRELFCDGKGPFRWVALSGDPADIKVTDDALMNLFPENVALHQWIENAQKHIGYQGLPARICWLGYGDRAKAGLLFNELVASGKVSAPIVIGRDHLDCGSVASPYRETEAMLDGSDAIADWVYLNFALNTIGGATWVSLHHGGGVGMGLSLHAGMVTVADGTSEAEKKLARVLTFDPLLGIMRHSDAGYEQALTNSRKFGIEIPILSV; encoded by the coding sequence ATGAAACCACAATCACACCCACCCATACGTGCACCGCGCGGTAGCAAGCTAACGTGTGCCAACTGGCAAATCGAAGCGGCCTACCGGATGATTCAAAACAACCTGGATCCAGACAATGCCGAAAAACCTGACGAGCTTATTGTGTATGGCGGTCTGGGTAAGGCAGCACGGAACTGGGCGTGCTATGATGCCATTATTCGGTGCTTAACCACGATGGAACCGGATGACACACTGCTCGTGCAAAGCGGTAAACCAGTGGGAGTAGTAAAAACCCATACCATGGCGCCTCGTGTGATAATTGCCAACAGTAACCTTGTCCCCAAATGGGCTACCTGGGAAGAATTCCGACGCCTGGACGAGATGGGGCTGATAATGTATGGTCAGATGACAGCAGGCTCCTGGATTTACATCGGAACACAGGGGATTGTGCAGGGTACGTACGAAACGTTTGCCCAGTGCGCGCGCAAACACTTTGGCGGTACGCTGCACGGACGGTTTCTACTTACAGCAGGAATGGGTGGCATGGGCGGCGCACAGCCACTGGCAGCCACTATTGCCGGAGCTGCAGCCTTGTGCATCGAGATCGACGAAACACGAATCGATAAACGTATTCACGATGGCTACTGTAACCGCAAAATGTACAACCTTGATGAGGCTCTGGCTGTTATCAGGGACCATGTGGAATCCAGAACCCCTATCTCTGTTGGGTTCGTTGGTAACGCAGCCGAAATCCTACCACTGCTGGCAGAACGAGGTGTAGTCCCTGATGTTGTCACCGATCAAACATCGGCTCATGACCCGTTAAATGGATACTACCCTGCCGGCATGACAAAGGCTGAGGCTGATGCACTGAGAGTTTCTGACCCCCAGACTTACCTTAAATGTGCGCATGCCAGTATCGGTGTCCACGTTCAGGCAATGCTGAAATTTCAGCAGAAAGGGGCTGTGGTTTTTGACTACGGTAATAATATCCGCGGTATTGCCCGCGATGAAGCAGGGGTTGCCAATGCCTTTGACTTCCCGGGCTTTGTCCCTGCCTTTGTTCGCGAACTGTTTTGCGATGGGAAGGGACCTTTCAGGTGGGTAGCACTGTCGGGAGATCCGGCCGACATTAAAGTTACCGATGATGCACTCATGAACCTGTTCCCTGAAAATGTTGCATTGCACCAGTGGATCGAGAATGCTCAAAAACATATCGGCTACCAGGGTCTGCCCGCCAGAATATGCTGGCTGGGCTACGGTGACCGCGCTAAAGCTGGTCTGCTTTTTAATGAGTTGGTGGCCTCAGGAAAGGTCAGCGCCCCAATCGTAATTGGACGCGACCACCTGGACTGCGGCAGCGTGGCCAGCCCATACCGCGAAACCGAGGCTATGCTGGATGGCTCCGATGCCATTGCTGACTGGGTTTATCTTAACTTTGCACTGAATACCATCGGCGGTGCAACATGGGTTTCCCTCCACCACGGCGGCGGTGTTGGCATGGGGCTTTCACTTCATGCAGGCATGGTTACCGTTGCCGATGGAACCAGCGAAGCAGAAAAAAAATTGGCACGGGTATTGACTTTTGATCCATTATTAGGTATTATGCGTCATTCCGACGCTGGATACGAACAAGCTCTCACAAATTCAAGGAAATTTGGCATAGAAATACCAATACTCTCTGTATAA
- the asnS gene encoding asparagine--tRNA ligase codes for MESRYKTYVTVEELTQKAGQTVTLQGWVQDKTGKGKLTFIRLRDGSGMVQCVVFAPNVSEETVERAKSLTQESSVAITGTVRLEERAPGGVEVDVSDIKIYQLSADYPITPKEHGVEFLIAKRHLWLRSTRQHAIMRIRAAVVKAIRDFFDGNGFKLMDSPMLTPNACEGTSTLFETEYFDLGKAFLTQSGQLYAEASAMALGKVYTFGPTFRAEKSKTRRHLTEFWMVEPEMAFFDINDDMDLAEDLVEYIVKYTLQKCGQELNALQRDTSKLETVKRPFHRMSYTEAVEWLNAHNVQLTRKQADGTEMHIDFPWGEDFGAPQEEAIMTQFTKPCIIHRYPTEVKAFYMKRDPENPKVVLAMDMLGPEGAGEIIGGSQREDDHDALLERIVHENLSPEEFQWYLDLRKYGSVPHSGFGLGLERTVKWISGAEHIRECIPFPRMIYRISP; via the coding sequence ATGGAATCTCGTTATAAAACCTACGTAACCGTAGAGGAACTCACCCAAAAAGCCGGTCAGACCGTAACACTGCAGGGATGGGTTCAAGATAAGACTGGAAAGGGAAAACTAACATTTATCAGGCTCCGTGATGGCAGCGGGATGGTTCAGTGCGTGGTGTTTGCACCGAACGTTAGTGAAGAAACAGTTGAACGTGCCAAATCACTTACTCAGGAGAGCTCTGTTGCTATTACAGGGACAGTACGCCTGGAAGAACGTGCCCCCGGTGGTGTTGAGGTTGATGTTTCCGATATTAAAATTTACCAGCTTTCAGCCGACTACCCAATAACACCCAAAGAACACGGCGTAGAGTTCTTAATCGCAAAACGACATCTCTGGCTAAGGTCAACCAGACAACATGCCATTATGCGGATTAGGGCCGCAGTTGTAAAAGCAATTCGTGATTTCTTTGATGGCAATGGTTTCAAACTCATGGATAGTCCGATGCTCACGCCAAATGCATGCGAGGGAACATCTACACTGTTCGAAACCGAATACTTTGATCTGGGCAAGGCGTTCCTCACCCAGAGTGGTCAGCTCTACGCCGAAGCGAGCGCTATGGCCCTGGGTAAGGTGTACACGTTTGGCCCGACGTTCCGTGCTGAAAAAAGTAAAACCCGACGCCATCTTACTGAGTTCTGGATGGTTGAACCTGAAATGGCGTTTTTTGATATTAACGATGACATGGATCTGGCCGAAGACCTTGTGGAGTATATCGTTAAATATACCCTGCAGAAGTGCGGTCAGGAACTGAACGCTCTGCAACGAGACACTTCGAAACTTGAAACTGTTAAGCGACCCTTCCACCGAATGTCATACACCGAAGCTGTAGAATGGCTCAACGCTCATAACGTTCAGCTTACCAGAAAACAGGCGGATGGAACAGAGATGCACATAGACTTCCCATGGGGCGAGGACTTTGGTGCACCACAAGAAGAGGCCATAATGACGCAGTTCACAAAACCTTGCATCATTCATCGCTATCCCACAGAAGTTAAGGCTTTTTATATGAAACGTGATCCGGAAAACCCCAAGGTTGTTCTGGCTATGGATATGTTAGGTCCGGAAGGAGCCGGTGAGATAATCGGAGGGTCACAACGCGAAGATGATCATGATGCTCTGCTTGAGCGCATTGTCCACGAAAACCTGTCGCCGGAAGAATTCCAGTGGTACCTGGATTTACGGAAGTACGGGTCAGTCCCACATAGCGGTTTTGGGCTGGGACTGGAACGCACAGTTAAGTGGATCAGCGGTGCAGAACATATTCGGGAGTGTATCCCATTCCCGCGAATGATATACAGAATTTCTCCGTAA
- a CDS encoding M3 family oligoendopeptidase, producing MISENQQFVSGADNVIWDLTDLYPSAVSKEFVADLNGLNERCADFKSRWKGKVATLTPPQFFEALLEYEEIHEAFDRIMSFAHLQWTTQTTNPEAGKSLQTAREVASTASMNLVFFVVETGRLSAEQHAIAAGAPELQKYKHWFDNIRSFQQYQLSEEVEEVLSVTGLTSRSAWVRFFDQVSNEQVYVMDGKEFTGPQIFTMLHDNDRNARESVARTISEGLKNNASTNAYIFNTVIADHATQMKLRKFPTWLSERNLSNEVTDQGALSLIHAVESRYSTVQRLFELKRNILGYDKFYDYDRYAPVMATSRLWTWAEAKEIVVNAYMSFHPKMGEIVEMFFDKNWIHAPVIKGKSSGAFSAGTAASVHPYIFMNYTGTARDVQTLAHELGHGVHQYLSRKKGSLLMHTPLTVAETASVFGEIITFNSLFDKETDNSARLGMLVEKLTDMTNTVFRQIALNRFEDAIHTTRRSQGELSVDTLCELWMQTQQDQFGESVTLTDGYQYWWSYISHFIHTPGYVYAYAYGELLVLALYEKYKKNRSGFPELYFTMLEAGGSKSPRELMEPFGINVEDPAFWNTGLDVMDRGLREAEELFAALTGISTAQT from the coding sequence ATGATTAGTGAAAACCAGCAATTTGTTTCAGGTGCAGATAATGTTATCTGGGATTTGACAGACCTTTATCCTTCGGCGGTGAGCAAGGAATTTGTGGCTGATCTTAACGGACTTAACGAACGGTGTGCGGACTTTAAATCACGGTGGAAAGGGAAGGTGGCAACACTAACACCTCCGCAGTTTTTTGAAGCTCTGTTAGAGTATGAGGAAATTCATGAAGCCTTTGACCGGATAATGTCGTTTGCACACTTGCAGTGGACAACTCAGACGACTAATCCCGAAGCAGGAAAAAGCCTGCAAACAGCAAGAGAGGTGGCGTCAACGGCAAGTATGAATCTGGTGTTTTTTGTGGTTGAAACGGGTAGGTTGTCGGCTGAACAGCATGCGATAGCTGCGGGTGCACCGGAACTGCAGAAGTATAAACACTGGTTCGACAATATTCGTAGTTTCCAACAGTATCAGCTCTCTGAAGAAGTTGAAGAAGTACTGTCAGTTACGGGGCTAACATCCAGATCTGCTTGGGTACGGTTTTTTGATCAGGTATCGAATGAGCAGGTTTATGTCATGGATGGAAAGGAATTCACGGGTCCGCAGATTTTTACAATGCTTCATGACAATGACAGGAACGCTCGCGAATCGGTTGCACGGACAATTTCTGAGGGCCTAAAAAACAATGCCTCAACCAACGCATATATCTTTAACACAGTGATAGCCGATCATGCAACTCAGATGAAATTGAGGAAGTTTCCTACCTGGCTATCCGAAAGAAATCTAAGCAACGAAGTCACAGATCAGGGTGCCCTTAGCCTCATTCATGCAGTTGAGTCACGCTACAGTACGGTTCAGCGGTTGTTTGAATTAAAACGTAATATCCTGGGATACGATAAGTTTTATGATTATGACAGGTATGCGCCAGTCATGGCAACCTCAAGGTTATGGACGTGGGCCGAGGCCAAAGAAATTGTTGTCAATGCCTATATGAGTTTTCATCCTAAGATGGGTGAAATTGTTGAGATGTTTTTTGATAAGAATTGGATTCATGCTCCGGTCATCAAGGGCAAAAGCAGTGGCGCATTCAGTGCTGGTACTGCGGCGTCGGTACATCCATATATTTTTATGAATTATACCGGAACGGCTCGGGATGTTCAGACCCTTGCCCACGAACTTGGCCATGGAGTGCATCAGTACTTGTCGCGCAAGAAAGGTAGCCTGTTAATGCACACACCACTAACCGTTGCCGAAACTGCATCGGTGTTTGGCGAAATCATTACCTTTAACAGTCTGTTTGACAAAGAGACTGATAATAGCGCACGGCTTGGAATGTTGGTCGAGAAATTAACAGATATGACGAATACAGTATTTCGTCAGATAGCATTGAATCGGTTTGAAGATGCAATCCATACAACACGCAGGTCGCAGGGTGAACTTTCGGTTGACACCCTGTGCGAGTTATGGATGCAAACACAGCAAGATCAATTTGGGGAATCGGTGACACTTACCGATGGCTATCAGTACTGGTGGTCATACATTTCGCACTTCATCCATACACCCGGGTATGTGTACGCATACGCATACGGTGAGTTGCTTGTGCTGGCCCTGTACGAAAAGTACAAGAAGAATAGGTCAGGGTTCCCTGAGCTGTACTTTACGATGCTGGAGGCAGGTGGTTCCAAGAGCCCACGGGAGCTCATGGAACCGTTTGGTATCAACGTTGAAGATCCTGCGTTCTGGAATACAGGTTTAGATGTAATGGATCGAGGGCTGCGCGAGGCAGAAGAGTTGTTCGCGGCACTTACCGGAATTAGTACAGCCCAAACTTGA
- a CDS encoding PorT family protein, translated as MVVWVPTVCAVVPTMYARLGLSVGSPIPVGDVPAGAHGSAIPGVVVGAGADWQLSDLWTIASEVQYVHYSASFRTPMENQPYIDRVNVKAPDGSTAVFEVNTTFSGMASGKFSNDYVQIPVLAKYRASESVAPYVGGYLGWLLGTGSVATGVGTVGIRTEIVEKSLYFDEKINGLDYGVQCGAWYQVSRSLGLDLRAVVGLTSIFAPGFVTIDRTVSNIFLHGTVQYFL; from the coding sequence ATGGTGGTTTGGGTTCCAACCGTTTGTGCTGTTGTCCCAACGATGTATGCACGGTTAGGACTTAGCGTGGGTTCTCCGATACCCGTTGGCGACGTTCCGGCAGGAGCACACGGTTCGGCAATACCCGGGGTAGTTGTTGGGGCGGGTGCTGACTGGCAGTTATCCGATTTGTGGACAATTGCAAGTGAGGTTCAGTACGTTCACTACAGTGCGTCGTTCAGGACACCAATGGAAAATCAGCCATACATTGACAGGGTAAACGTTAAGGCACCCGACGGATCGACGGCCGTTTTTGAAGTGAATACTACATTTTCCGGCATGGCATCCGGAAAGTTTTCGAATGACTATGTCCAGATTCCGGTTCTTGCTAAGTACCGTGCGTCGGAATCTGTTGCCCCGTATGTTGGCGGCTATCTGGGGTGGCTGCTGGGTACCGGTTCGGTGGCTACCGGAGTAGGTACTGTTGGAATTCGTACGGAAATCGTTGAAAAAAGTCTATACTTTGATGAAAAAATCAACGGGCTGGATTACGGTGTGCAGTGTGGAGCCTGGTATCAGGTTTCTCGTTCCTTGGGCCTGGACCTTCGGGCCGTTGTCGGTCTGACGTCGATATTTGCACCCGGTTTCGTTACGATAGATCGTACGGTGAGTAACATCTTCCTTCATGGCACCGTTCAGTACTTCCTGTGA
- a CDS encoding PCMD domain-containing protein: protein MVYAVLIALLLTVSSLGAQQVPNGSFEEWITTEGSGQYKTYEEPAGGWSSGNGAIHIAAGSNPVCEKTTDAHSGSYAAKLVTQKIFGQVASGSLFTGTFQLNLANPAESARRGIPFTEKPTAFTAWYKYAPQQNDSATLYAILSRWDGSKRVAIAEARKKEFSEVQEWTKLTVPFVYYSGEQPDTIAVVFAASAGGEFFKGAEGSTLYVDDVVLVYGSSVQAGDSRTGHTIGDIEEFRNRLGTFSEVVVFDVRGRQVTLVRNTKSIIPDELHPGAYIVQVNSERGLVCRQKILVH from the coding sequence ATGGTGTATGCAGTACTCATTGCATTACTACTAACAGTTTCTTCTCTTGGTGCTCAGCAGGTTCCAAACGGCTCGTTCGAGGAATGGATTACCACTGAGGGTTCCGGACAGTACAAAACTTACGAAGAACCGGCCGGAGGTTGGTCATCCGGCAATGGTGCGATTCATATTGCTGCAGGCTCCAATCCCGTCTGCGAGAAAACAACGGATGCCCATTCAGGTAGCTATGCCGCAAAGCTGGTGACACAGAAAATTTTTGGTCAGGTTGCGTCGGGAAGTCTGTTTACGGGTACGTTCCAGCTAAATCTGGCCAACCCCGCCGAAAGTGCAAGACGAGGAATTCCGTTTACCGAGAAGCCGACGGCCTTTACAGCCTGGTATAAGTATGCACCGCAACAGAACGATAGCGCAACGCTGTATGCCATACTGTCAAGATGGGATGGTTCGAAGCGAGTTGCAATAGCCGAAGCCAGGAAGAAGGAATTTTCGGAGGTTCAGGAGTGGACAAAACTTACTGTTCCGTTTGTTTATTATTCAGGTGAGCAGCCCGACACCATTGCTGTTGTGTTTGCCGCCAGCGCGGGAGGTGAGTTTTTTAAGGGGGCTGAGGGTAGTACTTTGTATGTGGATGATGTTGTGTTGGTATACGGATCGAGCGTACAAGCGGGTGATAGCCGGACAGGGCATACAATTGGCGATATCGAAGAATTCCGGAATCGTCTTGGTACCTTCTCGGAAGTAGTTGTGTTCGATGTTCGCGGACGCCAGGTCACGCTTGTACGTAACACCAAATCCATTATTCCTGATGAGCTGCATCCGGGTGCATACATTGTTCAGGTAAATTCTGAAAGGGGCTTGGTATGCCGTCAGAAAATTCTAGTACATTAA
- a CDS encoding DUF971 domain-containing protein, whose product MQPHTIKRRNPVVLSASWPDGFEAHILLSSLRDACPCAYCVGEQVMGQTVFIGIKAINPRMNELASLVPVGNYAIQASWNDGHNSGIYTWDQFRMVFEQNALSEQTLVELDELYHQDQQ is encoded by the coding sequence ATGCAACCACACACCATAAAACGTCGTAACCCTGTAGTTCTTTCTGCATCATGGCCCGATGGTTTCGAAGCCCACATTCTGCTGAGTAGTCTGCGTGACGCATGTCCGTGCGCATACTGCGTTGGTGAGCAAGTGATGGGTCAGACAGTTTTTATCGGAATTAAGGCAATTAATCCAAGGATGAACGAGCTAGCCTCCCTTGTGCCTGTTGGTAATTACGCCATTCAGGCTTCATGGAACGATGGTCATAACAGCGGGATTTATACATGGGACCAGTTTCGAATGGTTTTTGAACAAAACGCACTATCGGAACAAACCCTGGTAGAGCTCGACGAGTTATATCATCAGGACCAGCAGTAG
- a CDS encoding exo-alpha-sialidase — protein MVGKSADSRHLVYFSDDTIYVVSYTNGSWQRNIAHTGKSILSATITRYADTIWLCWKEGPLIMASYSANRGEVWSTPIPVSDAGRVSSPSVWASQNGRICFVWSNESDAGSVICYRSYDNGSLTDSTITISNPEDMASFPSVIAVGDTVLCTWKVGKLPSKVWFSSSFNGGVHWNEAVLTAPSLSASKDPNLAHAYDSVSGTHYVYLAYDGRNKIYFQRSTDWGVTWSDPEVISSQSKSSQFAHIDCNHRGFVGVSYEQFPSGTSLFNDKLKDVGFTYSTNWGAPGSFGADTLAYTGNPLGSIYAALCKVSETAFYLTWLSVDSTGGNTHVFERNISVDYASSINEGIYREREITIIPNPVVDVCTVGVERGLHNATVFVYNEIGTEVIRLHDVSGLEIRLDCSDVHPGPYFIKISQAAENALFGKFTVWR, from the coding sequence ATGGTAGGTAAATCTGCTGACAGCAGACATCTGGTGTATTTTTCCGACGACACGATTTACGTTGTGTCATACACGAATGGCTCATGGCAACGAAACATTGCTCATACAGGAAAATCCATCTTGTCGGCAACCATAACACGATATGCCGATACAATCTGGTTATGCTGGAAGGAAGGACCTCTAATTATGGCCAGCTACAGTGCAAACCGGGGCGAAGTATGGTCAACCCCGATTCCGGTAAGTGATGCCGGGAGAGTATCTTCACCATCGGTATGGGCTTCTCAAAACGGACGTATCTGCTTTGTTTGGTCCAATGAGTCTGACGCCGGTTCAGTGATTTGTTATCGCAGTTACGATAACGGCAGCCTAACGGATAGCACCATAACTATTAGCAACCCCGAGGATATGGCATCATTCCCGTCGGTTATTGCTGTTGGCGATACTGTTCTTTGTACCTGGAAAGTAGGGAAACTCCCTTCGAAGGTTTGGTTCAGTTCGTCATTTAACGGTGGTGTGCATTGGAATGAAGCAGTTCTTACGGCACCCTCACTTTCGGCCTCGAAGGACCCGAACCTTGCACATGCCTATGATTCGGTATCAGGCACTCACTACGTTTATCTTGCGTATGACGGTAGGAATAAAATTTACTTTCAGCGTTCAACAGACTGGGGGGTAACGTGGAGCGATCCTGAAGTTATCAGCAGCCAGAGTAAGTCGTCGCAGTTTGCCCACATTGATTGCAATCACCGTGGCTTTGTTGGAGTATCCTACGAGCAATTTCCATCCGGCACATCACTGTTTAACGATAAGCTCAAAGACGTTGGATTTACGTATTCAACAAACTGGGGAGCACCCGGGAGTTTCGGTGCAGATACGTTAGCCTACACCGGCAACCCACTTGGCTCGATCTATGCCGCACTGTGCAAGGTCAGTGAAACCGCATTCTACCTTACGTGGCTCTCGGTTGACAGTACAGGTGGCAATACCCACGTTTTTGAGCGAAACATTTCGGTGGACTACGCATCGAGTATTAACGAAGGAATCTACCGTGAACGTGAAATAACCATCATACCTAACCCTGTGGTTGATGTCTGTACTGTTGGTGTTGAACGTGGATTGCACAACGCTACCGTTTTTGTGTATAACGAAATCGGTACTGAAGTTATCCGGCTACATGATGTATCGGGTCTCGAGATTCGGCTGGACTGTAGTGATGTGCATCCGGGACCGTACTTCATTAAAATTTCTCAAGCGGCTGAGAATGCATTGTTTGGTAAGTTTACGGTGTGGCGTTAG
- a CDS encoding lytic murein transglycosylase, with protein sequence MQLKKSDCSKLLRSVRKTDPGHKGYGTEREYRTSMFRFRWLLTFSVPGIFFCAALVLFNATAPVLAAPADSLLASAAAKARSLGLDSSFVQRISTTPSAGFVAKAVRINVTNYASVPDYSWSWNASSVKSVKEFMKANALLFSGAQKKYGVNKEVIASILWIESRCGKITGTYHVPSVYLSLLMAADTSNINASLNRVIELQTLDSSKIDSMRTVIEKRASRKATWALRELKALEKVDKAGTMNVVELKGSWAGAFGFSQFLPSSYASWAVDGNSDGQVDLYLADDAIYSIANYLKSNGWSKSLKKQKKAVHHYNNSDAYVNAVFTLSRKLK encoded by the coding sequence ATGCAACTTAAGAAAAGCGATTGTTCAAAGCTGCTTCGAAGTGTACGCAAGACAGATCCAGGCCATAAAGGTTACGGTACGGAACGCGAGTATCGTACATCTATGTTCCGATTCCGGTGGCTACTGACGTTTAGTGTGCCCGGCATATTTTTTTGTGCAGCACTTGTTCTGTTTAACGCAACTGCTCCTGTTTTAGCAGCGCCGGCCGACAGTTTGCTGGCTTCAGCGGCTGCAAAAGCAAGGTCACTCGGTCTTGATTCATCATTTGTACAGCGGATTAGTACAACGCCTTCGGCTGGATTTGTTGCAAAAGCCGTTCGAATTAACGTAACCAACTATGCGTCGGTACCCGACTACTCCTGGAGCTGGAATGCTTCCAGCGTAAAAAGCGTTAAAGAATTTATGAAGGCAAATGCCTTGTTATTTAGTGGCGCTCAAAAGAAGTATGGCGTAAACAAAGAAGTTATCGCAAGTATATTGTGGATTGAGTCTCGGTGCGGAAAAATCACTGGCACGTATCATGTCCCCAGCGTTTATCTTAGTCTGCTGATGGCCGCAGATACCTCCAACATTAACGCTAGCCTGAATCGCGTGATAGAGTTACAAACATTAGACAGTAGTAAAATTGACAGCATGCGAACAGTGATTGAGAAGCGCGCCTCGCGCAAGGCAACATGGGCATTACGTGAACTCAAAGCTTTAGAGAAGGTGGACAAGGCGGGGACGATGAATGTGGTCGAGTTAAAAGGCTCGTGGGCGGGTGCATTTGGGTTTTCTCAGTTTCTTCCGTCGTCGTACGCATCATGGGCAGTAGACGGAAACTCTGATGGTCAGGTTGACCTGTATTTGGCTGACGATGCTATTTACTCAATTGCCAATTACCTGAAGTCCAACGGGTGGAGTAAAAGCTTGAAGAAGCAAAAAAAAGCAGTACACCACTACAACAACAGCGATGCCTACGTTAACGCCGTGTTTACGCTGTCGCGCAAGCTAAAGTAG